Proteins encoded by one window of Halobacteriovorax sp. GB3:
- a CDS encoding L-serine ammonia-lyase, whose translation MSISVFDLYSVGIGPSSSHTVGPMRAAREFILTLKEKDLLGKTEKLNLELYGSLALTGKGHGTDKALILGIEGHKPESVDPDHIDEILESAYRDLKIELLKGDDQAKIVSFDPREDIKFHRSETLPYHSNGMCFQAIDESGNELFKKTLYSIGGGFIVEEEVVKSDDHFHGPRTLKVPHPYSTAEELLELGQTLNMTIAQIVLANELVWRSEEEIKKGLLDIWHVMQKCVQRGCTQEGTLPGGLKVRRRAHSIFKGLLEKPEASLTDPLTIMDWVNLYAIAVNEENAAGGRVVTAPTNGAAGIIPAVLHYYDRFCPKSNDDGIVDFLLTAGAIGILYKTNASISGAEVGCQGEVGVACSMAAGGLTQAMGGSNEQIENAAEIAMEHNLGLTCDPIGGLVQIPCIERNAMGSIKAINASRMALRGDGKHYVSLDKVMKTMKDTGADMETKYKETSRGGLAVNVPEC comes from the coding sequence ATGAGTATCAGTGTTTTCGATCTTTATTCGGTGGGAATTGGGCCTTCAAGCTCACATACAGTTGGACCAATGCGAGCTGCCAGAGAGTTCATTTTAACTCTCAAAGAGAAAGATCTTTTGGGAAAAACTGAAAAACTCAATCTAGAGCTCTACGGATCTCTTGCTCTTACGGGTAAGGGACACGGAACAGATAAGGCGCTCATTCTTGGAATTGAAGGTCATAAACCTGAATCTGTTGATCCCGATCACATCGATGAAATTTTAGAGAGTGCTTATCGCGATTTGAAAATTGAACTTTTAAAAGGCGATGATCAAGCGAAGATTGTTTCATTTGATCCAAGAGAGGATATCAAATTTCATCGATCAGAAACTCTTCCCTACCATAGTAATGGAATGTGCTTTCAGGCCATCGATGAGTCTGGAAATGAGCTCTTTAAAAAGACTCTCTACTCCATTGGTGGAGGATTTATTGTTGAAGAGGAAGTTGTTAAAAGTGATGATCACTTTCATGGGCCTAGAACTTTAAAAGTTCCTCATCCCTACTCTACAGCAGAAGAACTTCTTGAGCTTGGGCAGACTCTCAATATGACCATCGCCCAAATTGTTCTGGCCAATGAACTTGTTTGGCGAAGTGAAGAAGAAATTAAAAAAGGACTACTCGATATTTGGCATGTGATGCAAAAATGTGTTCAGCGAGGGTGCACTCAAGAGGGAACTCTTCCAGGTGGACTCAAGGTAAGAAGAAGGGCCCATTCAATTTTCAAAGGTCTTTTAGAAAAGCCAGAGGCCTCTCTAACTGATCCTCTTACCATTATGGATTGGGTTAATCTCTATGCTATTGCCGTTAATGAAGAAAATGCTGCTGGTGGACGAGTTGTTACAGCTCCAACAAATGGTGCAGCTGGAATCATTCCGGCCGTGCTTCATTACTATGATCGCTTTTGTCCAAAAAGTAATGATGATGGAATTGTAGACTTCTTATTAACTGCAGGGGCAATTGGAATTCTCTATAAAACGAACGCTTCAATCTCAGGAGCTGAAGTTGGCTGTCAGGGCGAAGTTGGTGTTGCTTGTTCTATGGCGGCCGGTGGACTTACTCAGGCCATGGGTGGTTCAAATGAGCAAATTGAAAATGCAGCAGAAATAGCAATGGAGCACAACCTTGGGTTAACATGTGATCCAATTGGTGGACTCGTTCAGATTCCTTGTATTGAAAGAAATGCCATGGGTTCAATTAAAGCGATCAATGCTTCAAGAATGGCCTTACGCGGAGATGGTAAGCACTATGTCTCTCTTGATAAAGTCATGAAGACAATGAAAGATACAGGGGCTGACATGGAAACCAAATATAAGGAGACAAGCCGCGGAGGGCTTGCCGTCAATGTTCCAGAATGTTAA
- a CDS encoding PAS domain-containing sensor histidine kinase has translation MSKLLEYIDKLKQESPTFYYVCSPNKGWPIVQISKNISSIGYDKNEFEHGQMGFQHLIYEEDIDRVTEEYEFALANKMDFIEFEYRIYKKNRELIWVKDKVIVERDRRNQVKSLHGVLIDITEFKEQSAEVAVARDIKKQYKVMLDKVAIVASTDRKGIINYANDKFYEISGYSEKEVIGSTHQLVNSGLHPKEFFKDMWATIGSGKIWKGEVCNRKKSGELYWVDTTIIPYKTNGKITHYMAIRFDVTERKLLEDKVEKEKQISKLSSQLALVGEMSTGIVHEINNPLTVAGLHIEQISKELESKYLDKTKIQDSLFRMEEALKRIGIISKNIRDLSHVDFSEGLEKVSLFKVVKDSVEMSLVKLQKNGVSVRIVNKLKDSDIYTKPVEMSQILINLISNACDALEKCPERHINLSLQENGPNVQILVEDTGKGVPVEIQDKIMEPFVTTKGKGKGTGVGLSLCSNLAKNLNGKVFLDKHAKKTTFVLEIPMFDCEAVA, from the coding sequence ATGAGTAAGCTACTTGAATATATCGATAAGCTTAAACAGGAGAGTCCAACATTTTATTATGTTTGTTCTCCGAATAAAGGATGGCCAATTGTTCAGATCTCGAAAAACATCTCAAGTATTGGTTACGATAAGAATGAGTTTGAACATGGACAAATGGGATTTCAACATCTCATTTATGAAGAAGATATAGATAGAGTAACTGAAGAATATGAATTTGCCCTTGCTAATAAAATGGACTTCATCGAATTTGAGTATCGAATTTATAAAAAGAATAGAGAGCTTATCTGGGTAAAAGATAAAGTTATCGTTGAAAGAGATAGAAGAAATCAGGTGAAGAGTCTTCACGGTGTTCTCATTGATATCACAGAATTTAAAGAACAAAGTGCTGAGGTTGCTGTTGCTCGTGATATTAAAAAGCAATATAAGGTCATGCTCGATAAAGTCGCTATTGTTGCTTCCACGGATCGAAAAGGAATCATTAACTACGCTAATGATAAATTCTATGAGATCTCTGGTTACAGTGAAAAAGAAGTCATTGGAAGTACGCACCAGCTTGTTAATTCGGGACTTCATCCAAAAGAATTTTTTAAAGATATGTGGGCCACAATTGGTAGTGGAAAAATTTGGAAAGGTGAAGTTTGCAATAGAAAGAAAAGCGGTGAACTTTACTGGGTTGATACGACAATTATTCCTTATAAAACAAATGGTAAAATCACACACTATATGGCCATTCGCTTTGATGTAACTGAGAGAAAACTTTTGGAAGATAAAGTTGAAAAGGAAAAACAAATTTCCAAACTCTCTTCACAACTTGCTCTTGTTGGTGAAATGTCGACAGGGATTGTTCATGAGATTAATAATCCATTAACTGTCGCTGGCCTTCATATTGAGCAGATTAGCAAAGAACTTGAAAGTAAGTATCTTGATAAAACAAAAATTCAAGACAGTCTCTTTCGCATGGAAGAGGCCTTAAAAAGAATTGGTATTATTTCTAAAAATATTCGCGACCTCTCTCACGTTGATTTCTCTGAGGGCCTTGAAAAGGTGAGCCTTTTTAAAGTCGTTAAAGATAGTGTTGAAATGAGTCTTGTGAAGCTTCAAAAAAATGGAGTTTCTGTTCGCATCGTCAATAAACTAAAAGATTCAGATATCTATACGAAACCAGTAGAGATGTCACAGATTCTCATTAACTTAATAAGCAATGCCTGTGATGCTCTTGAGAAGTGTCCTGAACGTCACATCAATTTATCCTTGCAAGAAAATGGCCCTAACGTTCAGATTCTCGTCGAAGATACGGGAAAGGGTGTTCCTGTTGAAATCCAAGATAAGATTATGGAGCCATTTGTGACGACAAAAGGTAAGGGGAAAGGAACAGGAGTTGGTTTAAGCCTCTGTTCTAATCTGGCAAAGAATTTAAATGGAAAAGTCTTTTTAGATAAGCATGCTAAGAAGACAACTTTTGTCTTAGAGATCCCTATGTTTGACTGCGAAGCTGTTGCTTAA
- a CDS encoding DUF368 domain-containing protein produces MSKKTWKDVWNAGPGPVGTKEMTTLFTKGLAMGTADLIPGVSGGTIAFITGIYEGLLEAIASINKDFFKDLLSLRLKSAFERLHLRFIIPLGLGIAVAILGLARLMHFLLNEHPIPTWGSFFGLIAASILVIWKQLDAPFSAKNMGMIVIGAVFAWMMVSLIPVDTPNDWWFIYLCGVIGITAMILPGLSGSFLLLILGKYEFITGAIKNPFLVSNLATIGVFLCGTVTGLLGFSKILNWFMKHYHNLTMAFLTGILIGSMKKVWPWKVIVESKVIRGKVKVIRDANILPSTIDGETVVAFTLIILGFIAVMWMENYSSKKRLMN; encoded by the coding sequence GTGAGTAAAAAGACTTGGAAAGATGTTTGGAATGCTGGACCGGGACCTGTTGGAACTAAAGAGATGACAACTCTCTTTACAAAAGGTCTTGCCATGGGAACAGCTGATCTTATACCAGGTGTTTCTGGTGGAACGATTGCTTTTATCACAGGTATTTATGAAGGTTTATTAGAGGCGATTGCTTCAATTAATAAAGACTTTTTCAAAGACCTTCTGTCATTGCGTTTAAAGAGTGCTTTTGAAAGACTTCATTTAAGATTTATCATTCCTCTTGGACTTGGTATTGCTGTGGCCATTCTTGGACTGGCCCGCTTAATGCACTTTCTTTTAAATGAACATCCAATTCCAACATGGGGAAGCTTCTTTGGTTTAATAGCTGCTTCTATCCTCGTTATTTGGAAACAACTTGATGCTCCATTTTCTGCTAAGAATATGGGGATGATTGTGATTGGAGCTGTTTTTGCTTGGATGATGGTCTCTCTTATCCCTGTTGATACTCCAAACGATTGGTGGTTTATCTATCTTTGTGGTGTCATTGGAATTACGGCCATGATTCTTCCTGGTCTAAGTGGGTCTTTTCTCCTTCTTATTTTAGGAAAGTATGAATTCATTACGGGTGCCATTAAAAATCCATTTCTCGTCTCGAATCTTGCAACGATTGGAGTCTTTCTTTGTGGAACTGTAACTGGACTTCTTGGATTTTCTAAAATCCTCAACTGGTTTATGAAGCATTACCATAATCTTACAATGGCCTTTCTAACAGGAATCCTCATTGGGTCGATGAAGAAAGTGTGGCCTTGGAAAGTGATTGTTGAATCAAAAGTGATTCGCGGAAAAGTTAAAGTGATTCGCGATGCTAATATTCTACCGTCAACAATTGATGGCGAAACGGTTGTTGCCTTCACTCTAATCATCCTTGGCTTCATCGCCGTCATGTGGATGGAAAATTATTCGTCTAAAAAACGTCTTATGAATTAA
- the topA gene encoding type I DNA topoisomerase: protein MSAAEEKTAKKTAKKKTAKKKTAKKKVSKKTAKKKTTKTAEEKSTKKTAKKVSKRSLGEYNLVVVESPSKAKTIKKYLGKGYQVVASNGHIKDLPKSKLGVDIKDNFEIDLVPITGKKSKIERIQELAKDATEIFLAPDPDREGEAIAFHLAEEIGVRKKNIHRVVFNAVTKNAVQAAIATPTELNRSMYDSQKTRRVLDRLVGYKISPILWDKVQRGISAGRVQSVALRVIVEREDEVKAFVPEQWFSIHGEMEKSNTKFEIKYYGEEAKKKTDLTDIEFTQQIVNDVKGKDFEVTEVKKRERKQNPTPPFTTSKLQQEAANKLGYTAKKTMMIAQKLYEGIALTNHGQQGLITYMRTDSVRTAPEAMQELRSFITDKYGKEYLASEEINYSKKKKNDGKVQDAHEAIRPTSLEFTPDEVRGDLSPDEQKLYELIWNKFISSQMSQAVIDQTTVSFICEGHYFRANGSIIKFPGFRHVYLEAAAEKRSRRGGDDEEQSNDVKSGLLPDISEGEKIKPIKDPAELEHWTSPPPRFNEASLVKTLEEEGIGRPSTYASIISNIQDRGYVEKIENRFMPTELGMVVCRMLIESFPDVMDIGFTANIEKLLDKIEDGEIKWKKVLSEFWKGFEVTLEKAKEEMKNLKKQEIPTGIKCHKCTDGEYLIKWGRNGQFLACSNYPDCTSTHDFKKDLEGNIHLLPKKWFRDPCPTCGKKLEEKKGKYGRFVRCEDYPKCETTLPYTIDVTCPNCKKGKFAEKKSRYGKIFYGCTNYPDCETAVWTKPYIYDCPSCGSAIMCEKETKRDGKHLSCPKCRHKVEWELTPFAKEEDAGE from the coding sequence ATGAGCGCAGCTGAAGAAAAAACAGCGAAGAAAACGGCTAAGAAGAAAACTGCGAAGAAGAAGACTGCTAAGAAAAAAGTCTCAAAAAAGACGGCGAAGAAGAAAACGACTAAAACAGCAGAAGAAAAGTCCACTAAGAAGACCGCTAAAAAAGTGTCTAAAAGAAGTCTTGGTGAATATAACTTAGTTGTTGTGGAGTCTCCTTCAAAGGCGAAGACAATTAAAAAGTACCTCGGTAAAGGCTATCAGGTCGTCGCTTCAAATGGGCATATTAAGGACCTTCCTAAGTCAAAGCTTGGTGTTGATATCAAAGATAACTTTGAAATTGATCTCGTTCCTATCACTGGGAAGAAATCTAAGATTGAAAGAATTCAAGAGCTTGCTAAAGACGCTACTGAAATTTTCCTGGCACCTGACCCCGACCGTGAAGGAGAGGCCATTGCTTTTCACTTAGCTGAAGAAATTGGTGTGAGAAAAAAGAATATTCACCGTGTCGTTTTTAACGCTGTAACAAAGAATGCTGTTCAAGCTGCCATTGCAACTCCTACTGAGTTGAATCGTAGTATGTACGATTCTCAAAAGACGAGAAGAGTACTCGATAGACTTGTGGGTTATAAGATTTCTCCAATTCTTTGGGATAAAGTACAAAGAGGTATTTCTGCTGGTCGTGTTCAGTCGGTTGCTCTTAGAGTTATCGTTGAGCGTGAGGATGAGGTAAAGGCCTTCGTTCCTGAGCAGTGGTTCTCTATCCACGGAGAAATGGAAAAAAGTAATACTAAATTTGAAATTAAGTATTATGGAGAAGAGGCCAAGAAGAAAACTGATCTAACAGATATTGAATTCACTCAACAGATTGTTAATGATGTTAAGGGAAAAGATTTTGAAGTTACTGAAGTTAAGAAGCGTGAAAGAAAACAAAACCCAACGCCTCCTTTTACGACATCTAAGCTTCAGCAGGAAGCTGCAAATAAGTTAGGATATACTGCTAAAAAGACAATGATGATTGCGCAAAAACTATATGAAGGGATTGCGCTTACAAATCATGGTCAACAAGGTCTTATCACTTATATGAGAACGGACTCTGTTCGTACCGCTCCTGAGGCGATGCAAGAGCTTCGCTCTTTTATCACTGATAAGTATGGAAAAGAATATCTTGCTAGTGAAGAGATTAATTATTCTAAAAAGAAAAAGAATGATGGAAAGGTTCAAGATGCCCACGAGGCCATCAGACCAACTAGTTTAGAATTCACTCCTGATGAAGTTCGTGGAGACCTTTCTCCTGATGAGCAAAAGCTCTATGAACTTATCTGGAATAAATTTATTTCTTCGCAAATGAGTCAAGCTGTCATCGATCAAACGACTGTAAGCTTTATTTGTGAAGGCCACTATTTTAGGGCCAATGGATCGATCATTAAATTCCCTGGTTTCCGTCACGTTTATCTTGAAGCTGCTGCTGAAAAGAGATCAAGACGTGGAGGCGATGATGAGGAACAATCAAATGATGTAAAGTCAGGTCTTCTACCGGATATTAGTGAAGGTGAGAAGATTAAGCCAATTAAAGATCCTGCTGAGCTAGAGCACTGGACTTCTCCGCCTCCTCGCTTCAATGAAGCTTCTCTTGTTAAGACACTCGAGGAAGAGGGAATTGGACGTCCATCAACTTATGCTTCAATTATTTCAAACATCCAAGACCGCGGATATGTTGAAAAGATTGAAAATCGTTTCATGCCTACTGAGCTTGGAATGGTTGTTTGTCGTATGCTTATCGAATCATTCCCAGATGTCATGGATATTGGATTTACGGCCAATATTGAAAAACTCTTGGATAAGATTGAAGACGGCGAAATTAAGTGGAAAAAAGTATTATCTGAATTTTGGAAGGGGTTTGAAGTTACGCTTGAAAAAGCAAAAGAGGAAATGAAAAACCTCAAAAAACAAGAAATCCCAACTGGAATTAAATGTCATAAATGTACTGATGGGGAATACCTTATTAAGTGGGGAAGAAACGGGCAGTTTCTAGCTTGTTCTAATTACCCAGACTGTACTTCGACACATGACTTCAAAAAAGATCTTGAAGGTAACATTCACCTTCTTCCTAAAAAATGGTTTAGAGACCCATGTCCAACATGTGGAAAGAAACTTGAAGAGAAGAAGGGAAAATATGGACGTTTCGTTCGTTGTGAAGATTATCCAAAATGTGAAACAACTCTTCCTTATACAATTGATGTGACATGTCCAAATTGTAAAAAAGGAAAGTTTGCAGAAAAGAAATCACGTTACGGTAAAATCTTTTATGGATGTACGAACTATCCAGATTGTGAAACCGCTGTTTGGACGAAGCCATATATTTACGATTGTCCATCTTGTGGAAGCGCGATTATGTGTGAAAAAGAAACAAAGCGTGATGGGAAGCACCTTTCATGTCCTAAGTGTCGTCACAAAGTTGAGTGGGAGTTAACTCCTTTTGCAAAAGAGGAGGATGCAGGTGAGTAA
- a CDS encoding LysM peptidoglycan-binding domain-containing protein, whose product MANKKWFLPLIFCSLVSSQLSFSQGSSDLELLDAKDLELLEQGTPDLDISEIEEVDDLESLKNDVGENVFNEKKEKNEEIKKDNAIYINDDVDFVFDKENSAIVNEGEKEKGQSPRAPLIFDVGQEEKKLLEISKFLETKIPDTEWEEISNQSKEEKYVVQEGDYLWKISESLFGSGFYYSKIWAMNPHITNPHEIEPGMVLVFNSGTSDEFPNVSFGEFENAPAEKNISKKSTRGFNLDRFGDESKPGWLEERQKLIDQGVFFQFASEETFDDLRELGEFAIRDEYRKYEPPVPEILIQEPGDEYDASGFDRASKIEYEVKEGFFLNSFLTTNVVQDLGTLTDKKDESIFVKSHEKVFVEFDKGVKVKPGDRFSIYTPEGKSSHPISDRTGYKYNIAAQIKAVRKQNNKWECLVTNLTGLVQRGARVTIFTPKIDKILQTFNRRSIEAAIIDSYRQTADGISFGDVVYIDRGRADGVEMGNVFEIYSFVDKGTDKRITPDPTYKIGELTVITLTDNFATALVTNSRVEIPMGSLALAKTEEQALREAKLKGKGFAGQVENMEARSLEELDVELNLNNLGDDLLDRVDKIQLTEDELQELERQEREKSVIKEHEKDLKELERLEGEIIDAEKSLNEAKVDEDKFLEQQDLDTIENNQKKQDANAFESVNDIEKEIGRKYLDQDLNEKENPYGLTEFDLEEIDELLNTEE is encoded by the coding sequence TTGGCCAATAAGAAATGGTTTTTACCTCTCATTTTTTGTTCTCTGGTAAGTTCTCAATTGAGTTTTTCTCAGGGGAGTAGTGATCTTGAGCTGCTTGATGCTAAAGATCTCGAATTGCTGGAGCAGGGGACTCCTGATCTGGACATTTCTGAAATCGAAGAAGTGGATGATCTTGAATCGCTCAAAAATGATGTTGGCGAAAATGTTTTTAATGAGAAAAAAGAAAAGAATGAAGAAATAAAAAAAGATAACGCAATCTATATCAATGACGATGTTGATTTTGTTTTTGATAAAGAAAACTCGGCCATTGTTAATGAAGGTGAAAAAGAGAAGGGGCAATCTCCTAGAGCACCTCTTATCTTTGATGTTGGTCAAGAAGAGAAGAAGCTTCTTGAAATTTCTAAATTCTTAGAAACTAAAATTCCAGACACTGAATGGGAAGAAATTAGTAATCAATCTAAAGAAGAAAAATATGTTGTCCAAGAGGGTGATTATCTTTGGAAAATTTCTGAGAGTCTCTTTGGATCAGGGTTTTATTATTCTAAAATTTGGGCCATGAACCCACATATTACTAACCCACACGAGATCGAGCCAGGTATGGTCCTCGTTTTCAATTCGGGAACGAGTGATGAATTTCCAAATGTTTCTTTTGGAGAGTTTGAAAATGCTCCAGCGGAAAAAAATATTTCAAAAAAATCTACGAGAGGATTTAACCTCGATCGCTTTGGTGACGAATCAAAGCCTGGTTGGTTAGAAGAGAGACAAAAGCTCATTGATCAAGGTGTCTTCTTTCAATTTGCTTCCGAAGAGACTTTTGACGATCTTCGTGAGCTTGGTGAATTTGCTATTCGTGATGAGTATAGAAAGTATGAACCACCTGTGCCTGAAATCTTGATTCAGGAGCCGGGGGATGAATATGATGCTTCTGGTTTTGATAGGGCCTCAAAAATTGAATATGAAGTTAAAGAAGGTTTCTTTTTAAACTCTTTTTTAACGACAAACGTTGTTCAGGATCTTGGTACGCTGACAGATAAAAAAGATGAATCAATTTTTGTTAAAAGCCATGAGAAGGTTTTTGTCGAATTTGATAAGGGTGTCAAAGTAAAGCCAGGTGATAGATTTTCTATTTATACGCCTGAAGGAAAGAGCTCTCATCCGATCTCCGATAGAACAGGTTACAAGTATAATATTGCAGCGCAAATAAAAGCTGTTAGAAAACAGAATAATAAGTGGGAGTGTTTGGTAACAAATCTCACTGGTCTTGTTCAGCGCGGTGCGCGAGTCACTATTTTTACGCCTAAGATCGATAAGATTTTACAGACTTTTAATAGACGCTCGATTGAAGCGGCGATTATTGACAGCTATCGTCAAACGGCCGATGGAATTTCTTTTGGTGATGTTGTCTACATTGATCGTGGTAGAGCAGATGGTGTTGAAATGGGTAATGTGTTTGAAATTTACTCGTTTGTAGATAAGGGAACGGATAAAAGAATTACACCAGACCCAACATATAAAATAGGTGAGTTGACAGTAATTACACTTACAGATAACTTCGCTACCGCACTCGTTACCAATAGCCGCGTTGAAATTCCTATGGGTTCACTTGCTCTGGCCAAGACAGAAGAGCAAGCATTGCGCGAAGCAAAACTCAAGGGGAAGGGCTTCGCAGGTCAAGTTGAGAACATGGAAGCAAGGTCTCTTGAAGAGCTTGACGTTGAACTTAACCTGAATAATCTTGGTGATGATCTTCTTGATCGCGTCGATAAGATTCAATTAACTGAAGACGAGCTACAGGAGCTTGAGCGTCAAGAGCGCGAAAAATCAGTTATTAAAGAGCATGAGAAGGATCTTAAGGAACTCGAGAGATTAGAAGGTGAAATCATCGATGCTGAGAAATCTCTGAATGAAGCAAAGGTCGATGAAGACAAGTTCCTTGAGCAACAAGACCTCGATACGATTGAGAACAATCAGAAAAAACAGGATGCTAACGCGTTTGAATCAGTAAATGATATTGAAAAAGAGATTGGACGCAAGTATCTTGATCAAGACCTCAATGAAAAGGAAAACCCTTACGGTCTTACTGAATTTGATCTTGAAGAAATAGACGAGTTATTGAATACTGAAGAATAA
- a CDS encoding tetratricopeptide repeat protein, with the protein MKRILGLKSICTVLSLSMLTSCAWLEQRQALFDKHDEKMNQTAQMVPKTQYDQLLGKYETLLNQVKDAEMEKKKSVESPFNGKDPSNLVNELSKVQPPSELVETVDAFSVKAKASSDVNESLLANQPMMSENAIENQILRLKKAINLVNSNRFDQALGLLKDLEKSPVIQIKVRAKYYLAEMLFMQKEYDLSMQLFEEIIGSHAYSGVVIKSLGRLIVCCEKLKLSKKRDRYYSILHDFFEA; encoded by the coding sequence TTGAAGCGAATACTTGGTCTAAAGAGTATTTGTACCGTATTGTCATTATCGATGTTAACTTCTTGTGCGTGGTTAGAGCAGAGGCAAGCTCTCTTTGATAAGCATGACGAGAAAATGAATCAGACTGCTCAGATGGTTCCTAAAACTCAATATGATCAGCTACTTGGAAAATATGAAACACTTTTAAACCAAGTTAAAGATGCTGAGATGGAGAAGAAGAAATCTGTCGAGAGCCCATTCAATGGAAAAGATCCATCAAATTTAGTTAATGAATTGAGCAAAGTTCAACCTCCTAGTGAACTTGTCGAAACCGTTGATGCTTTCTCTGTAAAGGCAAAAGCAAGTAGTGATGTTAATGAGTCACTCTTAGCAAATCAGCCGATGATGAGTGAAAATGCTATTGAAAATCAAATTTTAAGACTTAAAAAAGCGATTAACCTTGTGAACTCAAATCGCTTTGATCAGGCCCTTGGTCTTTTAAAAGACTTAGAAAAATCTCCGGTCATTCAAATAAAAGTAAGAGCGAAGTACTATTTGGCAGAAATGCTTTTTATGCAAAAGGAATATGATCTTTCGATGCAGCTTTTTGAAGAGATCATCGGAAGTCATGCCTATAGTGGCGTTGTTATTAAGTCGCTCGGTAGGCTCATTGTTTGCTGTGAAAAATTAAAACTCTCTAAGAAAAGAGATAGATATTACTCAATTCTTCATGACTTCTTTGAAGCTTAG
- a CDS encoding endonuclease/exonuclease/phosphatase family protein: MKKFAPLCFIFLLFSCSHARTLEVMSYNVENLFDTKHDEGKLDWAYLPKDTEGKTKECKKVKSRRRRNECLDGDWTKEKFDIKIGQITDAIVKERGKTPDLLALVEVENENAVKALADSLKYKSFVVSNGPDNRGIDLALLYKEEKGFKLISKKEIKIETEEFKKWPTRNILEVEFLYKKKYPLTVFVNHWPSLANPTINRIRVATALKKRIDELLKKNKNHYIMALGDFNTNDKDHPHPFKDVLLKDETMFDLHESYRSDRSISWDEKNSMPPGTHFFAPEMSWNILDRIFLSKNFKDKKGMSVKNDSYSIYAPNFLTDTYEYRSRKKYLNGSKVRGVPRRYNHSAKNTGDAGYSDHFPVLFKVNVK, encoded by the coding sequence GTGAAAAAATTTGCTCCTCTATGTTTTATTTTTCTTTTGTTCTCTTGCTCTCACGCAAGAACATTAGAAGTTATGTCTTATAACGTTGAAAACCTCTTTGATACAAAACACGATGAAGGGAAACTCGACTGGGCCTATCTTCCAAAAGACACGGAAGGCAAGACTAAAGAGTGTAAGAAAGTTAAAAGTAGAAGAAGACGTAATGAATGTCTTGATGGAGATTGGACGAAAGAAAAATTTGATATCAAAATTGGTCAAATCACTGATGCGATTGTTAAAGAAAGAGGAAAGACTCCAGATCTTTTGGCCCTTGTTGAAGTTGAGAACGAAAATGCAGTTAAGGCCCTTGCTGACTCTTTAAAGTATAAGAGCTTTGTCGTATCAAATGGTCCAGATAATAGGGGAATTGATCTCGCTCTCCTTTATAAAGAAGAGAAGGGTTTCAAATTAATATCTAAAAAAGAAATCAAAATTGAAACTGAAGAGTTTAAGAAATGGCCTACAAGAAATATTTTAGAAGTAGAGTTCCTTTATAAGAAAAAATATCCGCTTACTGTTTTCGTTAACCACTGGCCGAGTTTAGCAAATCCAACGATCAATAGAATTCGTGTGGCGACAGCTCTTAAAAAGAGAATTGATGAGCTACTAAAAAAGAATAAGAATCACTACATCATGGCCCTTGGAGATTTCAATACGAATGACAAAGATCATCCACATCCATTTAAAGATGTTCTTTTGAAAGATGAGACAATGTTTGATCTACATGAGTCTTATAGAAGTGATAGAAGTATCTCTTGGGATGAGAAGAACTCAATGCCTCCTGGAACACATTTCTTTGCTCCTGAAATGAGTTGGAATATCCTCGATAGAATTTTCCTATCTAAGAATTTTAAAGATAAAAAAGGAATGAGTGTTAAAAACGATTCTTATTCTATTTATGCACCTAACTTCTTAACTGATACTTATGAGTACAGAAGTCGTAAGAAGTATTTAAATGGTTCTAAAGTAAGAGGTGTTCCACGTCGTTACAATCATAGTGCTAAAAACACTGGTGATGCTGGATACTCTGATCACTTTCCTGTTCTATTTAAAGTAAATGTAAAATAA
- the bcp gene encoding thioredoxin-dependent thiol peroxidase yields the protein MSFPKVGNMAPAFTLKNQDGEKVSLKDFKGEKNVVLYFYPKAMTPGCTVQACGIRDTKKEFAKLDTVVLGVSPDEEKRLVKFIERDGLNFDLLSDPEHKIAEKYGSWGLKKFMGREYMGILRTTFIIGKDGRLKLVMDKVKTKSHHDDVINWIKENLE from the coding sequence ATGAGTTTTCCAAAAGTTGGCAATATGGCGCCGGCATTTACTTTGAAAAACCAAGACGGTGAGAAAGTTTCACTTAAAGATTTTAAAGGTGAGAAAAATGTTGTTCTCTATTTTTATCCAAAAGCGATGACACCAGGGTGTACAGTACAAGCTTGTGGGATTAGAGATACAAAAAAAGAATTTGCTAAACTCGATACAGTTGTTCTTGGTGTCAGCCCAGATGAAGAGAAGCGACTTGTTAAGTTTATCGAAAGAGATGGACTCAACTTTGATCTCCTATCTGATCCAGAACACAAAATTGCAGAGAAGTATGGATCATGGGGCCTTAAGAAATTTATGGGTCGTGAATATATGGGAATTTTAAGAACGACTTTTATCATTGGTAAAGATGGTCGTCTTAAACTTGTTATGGATAAAGTTAAAACAAAGTCGCACCATGATGATGTTATTAATTGGATTAAAGAAAACCTCGAGTAA